One stretch of Euwallacea similis isolate ESF13 chromosome 6, ESF131.1, whole genome shotgun sequence DNA includes these proteins:
- the LOC136409630 gene encoding odorant receptor Or2-like, with translation MCKNIIRQLRKLDHFLRNFQDFKRKYQALNAIEDEQMAAFLFFKHLIARHENIIQYVNTYNKNMAYTMVFDFIQSSIQIASVITQISGNKITLMLVGSITMFIITTMLRLSLYYYHANELLILSQKLSHSIWESNWPDETPKIKFMVLIFIMRVQKPLAFTIGPFSQMSIVSFISILKATYSYVMLILT, from the exons ATGTGCAAGAACATTATAAG GCAACTAAGAAAGCTAGACCATTTCCTAAggaattttcaggattttaaacGGAAATACCAAGCTTTGAATGCCATTGAGGACGAGCAAATGGCtgctttcttattttttaaacacctcaTTGCCAGACATGAGAATATTATTCA atATGTTAATACCTACAACAAGAACATGGCCTATACTATGGTGTTCGATTTTATTCAGAGCTCAATTCAAATTGCCTCTGTCATCACGCAAATTTCTGGG AACAAAATTACGTTAATGTTAGTCGGATCTATAACCATGTTCATCATAACCACGATGTTAAGGCTTTCTTTGTATTATTACCATGCCAATGAACTTTTGATTCTG AGTCAGAAATTGAGCCACTCAATCTGGGAAAGCAATTGGCCAGACGAGActcctaaaatcaaattcatggTGTTGATTTTTATCATGAGAGTTCAGAAACCTCTTGCCTTCACAATTGGTCCATTTAGTCAGATGTCGATAGTGTCCTTTATTTCT ATACTTAAGGCTACATATTCATACGTAATGCTCATTCTGACATAA